The following proteins come from a genomic window of Hypanus sabinus isolate sHypSab1 chromosome 9, sHypSab1.hap1, whole genome shotgun sequence:
- the LOC132399280 gene encoding UDP-glucuronosyltransferase 2C1-like isoform X1 — protein sequence MKSLLLELVQRGHEVTVLRGSSSLKIEATSEIFTMETIRISGEQAHEALTEDKVHDFIFNFLYVEDGFLSSISAARTLIGTFSFNFEVISRFIQGLFEDHALMDRLKAGRFDVVLADPFHAAGAMLSHVLDTPLVFFGRWTISEDVHLSLASSPLSFVPMFNSRLSDRMSLVDRLKNVLVYGLSKFINHFYVYPAYNRLCQLYLNDEITVEELYRKVDIVLMKVDFVFEYPRPTMPNLIYIGGIQCGPGRPLPADLQRFMDNSGEDGVVIFSLGSIVGTIPPEAASEVAAGLARLPQRVIWRYIGALPPNLGNNTKTLSWFPQNDLLSHPKTRALITHGGENGLYEAIYHGVPVVGIPIFFDQYDNLLRLKTRGAAVMLDLAHIKSDDIFHAVKTVIENPSYAENMKRLSALHRDVPVRPMELAAFWIEYTIRHRGAPHFRAAGNDLPFYQYHLLDVFTIIVVFIGLFLYLVFKLFNVLLVKLCSGRKRKRD from the coding sequence ATGAAATCCCTGCTCCTGGAACTGGTGCAAAGGGGGCACGAGGTGACGGTGCTGAGGGGCAGCAGTTCGCTAAAGATTGAAGCAACGTCCGAAATTTTCACCATGGAAACTATCCGTATTTCGGGAGAACAGGCACATGAGGCTCTTACAGAAGACAAAGTTCATGATTTTATCTTCAACTTCTTATACGTGGAAGATGGTTTCCTCTCCAGCATCTCCGCTGCCCGCACCTTGATAGGAACGTTCTCCTTCAATTTTGAAGTGATTTCTCGGTTCATTCAGGGACTGTTCGAGGATCACGCTTTGATGGATCGGCTGAAAGCTGGAAGATTTGACGTCGTTTTGGCAGACCCTTTCCATGCAGCCGGTGCCATGCTGTCCCATGTACTTGACACACCGCTGGTGTTTTTCGGCAGGTGGACGATATCCGAGGACGTCCACTTAAGCTTAGCCTCGTCGCCACTTTCCTTTGTGCCCATGTTCAATTCACGTTTGAGCGACAGAATGTCGCTTGTGGACAGATTGAAGAACGTGCTGGTGTACGGACTGTCTAAATTCATAAACCACTTCTACGTTTACCCAGCTTACAATCGGCTTTGTCAGCTTTACCTCAATGATGAAATTACCGTGGAAGAACTTTATCGAAAGGTTGATATCGTCTTAATGAAGGTTGATTTTGTTTTTGAGTATCCCCGGCCGACCATGCCAAACCTGATTTACATCGGAGGTATCCAGTGCGGTCCGGGGCGACCGCTCCCTGCTGATCTGCAGCGATTCATGGACAATTCTGGCGAGGATGGCGTGGTGATCTTCTCCTTGGGAAGTATAGTAGGCACTATTCCTCCAGAAGCGGCGAGTGAGGTCGCGGCAGGACTGGCCAGACTCCCTCAGAGGGTCATCTGGCGGTATATTGGAGCGCTACCCCCGAATTTAGGAAACAACACGAAAACCTTGAGCTGGTTTCCACAAAATGACCTGCTGAGTCATCCAAAGACAAGAGCGCTCATCACTCACGGCGGTGAGAATGGGCTTTATGAGGCCATTTATCATGGGGTCCCCGTGGTTGGTATTCCAATTTTTTTTGATCAATATGATAACCTTCTGCGTCTCAAAACCCGAGGAGCAGCGGTCATGTTAGACTTGGCTCACATTAAAAGCGATGATATTTTCCATGCAGTGAAGACAGTCATCGAAAACCCTTCCTATGCAGAGAACATGAAACGATTATCCGCCTTGCACCGAGACGTTCCAGTGCGGCCAATGGAGCTGGCTGCTTTCTGGATTGAATACACAATAAGGCACCGGGGGGCTCCTCATTTTAGAGCCGCGGGTAATGATCTGCCATTCTATCAGTACCACTTACTGGATGTGTTTACCATTATTGTGGTTTTCATAGGGCTTTTCCTTTATCTTGTATTTAAATTATTTAACGTTTTACTTGTCAAATTGTGTTCGGGGAGGAAGAGGAAAAGGGACTAA
- the LOC132399280 gene encoding UDP-glucuronosyltransferase 1A7-like isoform X2, which produces MKVDFVFEYPRPTMPNLIYIGGIQCGPGRPLPADLQRFMDNSGEDGVVIFSLGSIVGTIPPEAASEVAAGLARLPQRVIWRYIGALPPNLGNNTKTLSWFPQNDLLSHPKTRALITHGGENGLYEAIYHGVPVVGIPIFFDQYDNLLRLKTRGAAVMLDLAHIKSDDIFHAVKTVIENPSYAENMKRLSALHRDVPVRPMELAAFWIEYTIRHRGAPHFRAAGNDLPFYQYHLLDVFTIIVVFIGLFLYLVFKLFNVLLVKLCSGRKRKRD; this is translated from the coding sequence ATGAAGGTTGATTTTGTTTTTGAGTATCCCCGGCCGACCATGCCAAACCTGATTTACATCGGAGGTATCCAGTGCGGTCCGGGGCGACCGCTCCCTGCTGATCTGCAGCGATTCATGGACAATTCTGGCGAGGATGGCGTGGTGATCTTCTCCTTGGGAAGTATAGTAGGCACTATTCCTCCAGAAGCGGCGAGTGAGGTCGCGGCAGGACTGGCCAGACTCCCTCAGAGGGTCATCTGGCGGTATATTGGAGCGCTACCCCCGAATTTAGGAAACAACACGAAAACCTTGAGCTGGTTTCCACAAAATGACCTGCTGAGTCATCCAAAGACAAGAGCGCTCATCACTCACGGCGGTGAGAATGGGCTTTATGAGGCCATTTATCATGGGGTCCCCGTGGTTGGTATTCCAATTTTTTTTGATCAATATGATAACCTTCTGCGTCTCAAAACCCGAGGAGCAGCGGTCATGTTAGACTTGGCTCACATTAAAAGCGATGATATTTTCCATGCAGTGAAGACAGTCATCGAAAACCCTTCCTATGCAGAGAACATGAAACGATTATCCGCCTTGCACCGAGACGTTCCAGTGCGGCCAATGGAGCTGGCTGCTTTCTGGATTGAATACACAATAAGGCACCGGGGGGCTCCTCATTTTAGAGCCGCGGGTAATGATCTGCCATTCTATCAGTACCACTTACTGGATGTGTTTACCATTATTGTGGTTTTCATAGGGCTTTTCCTTTATCTTGTATTTAAATTATTTAACGTTTTACTTGTCAAATTGTGTTCGGGGAGGAAGAGGAAAAGGGACTAA